The Desulfatibacillum aliphaticivorans DSM 15576 genome includes a window with the following:
- a CDS encoding acyl-CoA synthetase, which produces MQEIRIASVADVEELEKVPFEQRLTAKNTYEMLKQGAEVDPNAPAMSFMLSGETYNSPMTVNYAEFWRKINQTANMFHDLGIGPTDVITYLLPNLPHTHYILWGGEAAGVVNPINPMLEAHTIADICEAAGTKVLVALGEVPGSDIWEKAEMVREKVPCIQKIVRVFGAGDEANNIVGFDEVIENYNGDSLDSGREIQPQDIASLFHTGGTTGTPKLAPHTHANEAAMATMMTMSGIMKSSDTLLCGLPLFHVNGVMVTGGAPFSIGAHVVLLSPQGYRDPGVLMNFFKIVEFYKAAFFSCVPTVLSVLLDIPTGDADISSLQFALCGAAPLSVELIQRFEAHTKMKVLEGYGLTEGTTASCVNPPQGEQRVGSIGIRLPYQEMKIMIPTSSGAKEAAPNEIGAVCIKGPNVFTGYLDQTKNTDIWMKEGWFNTGDLGRQDEEGYFWLTGRQKDLIIRGGHNIDPAAIEEPLYRLMGVQVAAAVGRPDAHAGEVPVAFVQLQQGSELTKEEIEAHLQKEIGERAAIPKEVYILEEIPLTPVGKIFKPSLRHEAVRLAYLDEVQKIENMFESVDVTVSEDKVHGTKALIKVKPLAGVTEDQAWKAVNDALARFTVRYDIQTE; this is translated from the coding sequence ATGCAGGAAATCAGGATTGCTTCGGTTGCAGACGTTGAGGAACTGGAAAAAGTTCCTTTTGAACAAAGGCTTACGGCGAAAAACACCTACGAAATGCTCAAGCAGGGAGCGGAGGTCGATCCCAACGCTCCGGCCATGAGCTTCATGCTTTCAGGCGAGACGTACAACAGCCCCATGACCGTGAACTACGCGGAGTTCTGGCGCAAAATCAACCAGACGGCCAACATGTTCCACGACCTGGGCATTGGCCCTACGGACGTCATTACCTACCTGCTGCCCAACCTGCCCCACACCCATTACATCCTATGGGGCGGCGAGGCCGCGGGCGTGGTCAACCCCATCAATCCCATGCTGGAGGCTCACACCATAGCCGATATCTGCGAGGCCGCCGGAACCAAGGTCCTGGTGGCCCTGGGCGAAGTTCCCGGCTCGGACATTTGGGAAAAGGCGGAAATGGTCCGGGAGAAAGTGCCCTGCATCCAAAAGATCGTGCGGGTGTTCGGCGCCGGCGATGAAGCCAACAACATCGTGGGCTTTGATGAAGTGATCGAAAACTACAACGGAGACTCCCTGGACTCGGGCCGGGAAATTCAGCCCCAGGACATCGCCTCGCTCTTCCATACCGGAGGCACCACGGGCACGCCCAAGCTGGCGCCCCACACCCATGCCAACGAAGCGGCCATGGCAACCATGATGACTATGAGCGGCATCATGAAAAGCTCCGACACCCTGCTGTGCGGCCTGCCCTTGTTCCATGTGAACGGCGTCATGGTCACGGGCGGAGCTCCTTTTTCCATAGGCGCCCACGTGGTTCTGCTGTCCCCCCAGGGATACCGGGATCCCGGCGTGCTCATGAATTTTTTCAAGATCGTGGAATTCTACAAAGCCGCGTTCTTCTCCTGCGTGCCCACGGTCCTGTCCGTTCTTTTGGACATCCCCACCGGAGATGCGGATATATCGTCCCTCCAATTCGCCCTGTGCGGCGCGGCGCCTTTATCCGTGGAGCTGATCCAGCGCTTTGAGGCCCATACCAAGATGAAAGTCCTGGAAGGATACGGTTTGACTGAAGGCACGACCGCCTCCTGCGTCAACCCGCCTCAGGGGGAACAGCGGGTGGGTTCCATCGGCATCCGTCTGCCTTACCAGGAAATGAAAATCATGATCCCCACGTCCTCCGGCGCCAAGGAAGCCGCGCCCAATGAAATCGGCGCCGTGTGCATCAAGGGCCCCAACGTGTTCACCGGATACCTGGACCAAACCAAAAACACGGACATCTGGATGAAGGAAGGCTGGTTCAACACCGGCGACCTGGGACGCCAGGACGAGGAAGGCTATTTTTGGCTCACCGGCCGGCAAAAGGACCTGATCATCCGCGGCGGGCACAACATCGACCCGGCCGCCATCGAAGAGCCCCTGTATCGCCTTATGGGCGTCCAGGTGGCTGCGGCCGTGGGCAGGCCCGACGCCCATGCCGGCGAGGTGCCCGTGGCTTTCGTCCAGTTGCAGCAGGGCTCCGAGTTGACCAAAGAGGAAATCGAGGCCCACCTGCAAAAGGAAATCGGAGAGCGGGCCGCCATCCCCAAGGAAGTCTATATTCTGGAGGAAATTCCTCTCACCCCGGTGGGCAAGATTTTCAAGCCCAGCCTGCGCCACGAAGCCGTTCGCCTGGCTTATTTGGATGAAGTCCAAAAAATCGAAAACATGTTCGAATCCGTGGACGTGACCGTGAGTGAGGACAAGGTCCATGGAACCAAGGCCCTCATCAAGGTGAAACCTCTGGCCGGAGTGACCGAGGATCAGGCCTGGAAGGCGGTCAACGACGCCCTGGCCCGGTTTACCGTGCGTTACGACATTCAAACGGAGTAG
- a CDS encoding class I adenylate-forming enzyme family protein, which yields MSEIIQASTVGEALETAASKRPGSPMFYYEDKEYSFASVNETADRVAMALLNMGFVRGDKIGIIGLNQPEWLYMYFGAVKIGVVITGLSVRYRDTELEYILNQSETRAVLTLASLGEMNYVSFFEGFKPRIPNVKEFIFMGGPGFKGSFSFEDMLQTEIDKTRLDQAKAAVEPDDSIMIIYTSGTTGVPKGAVLSHKSQLASARGQAVHTSTCPDDNVALALPFNHVGGVTCGVLTSLLGMGKYILIPMFSPDHIAAQIKKYGFTTASGVPTMHALVLMNEAYQALDLSQCRMAIVGGSNADDTLLKKIYDSYPNARVMNLYGLSETSGAVVLSPWDGDFETTLKSIGKPIADFEVKVVDESGKEVALGETGELCFKGDAVTKGYYNMPEKTAETFRDGWLHTGDMGYLDEEGFIYLRGRKKEMYIQGGFNVYPVEVENLIARHPKVAMVAGIGVPDEYLGEVGRYYIVPYPDANPTEEEIKAFCKEHLADYKVPREIVFRAELPLTPAGKIQKSKLEEEAKEGK from the coding sequence ATGAGCGAGATTATCCAAGCCAGCACCGTAGGCGAAGCCCTGGAAACGGCCGCATCCAAACGGCCCGGCAGCCCCATGTTTTATTACGAGGACAAGGAGTATTCCTTCGCCTCAGTGAATGAGACCGCGGATCGGGTTGCCATGGCTCTCTTAAACATGGGTTTTGTCCGCGGGGACAAAATAGGCATCATAGGCCTTAACCAGCCGGAGTGGCTGTACATGTACTTCGGCGCGGTGAAAATCGGCGTGGTAATCACCGGGCTCAGCGTGCGGTATCGGGATACGGAGCTGGAATACATCCTGAACCAGAGCGAAACCCGGGCCGTGCTTACGCTCGCCTCCCTCGGCGAAATGAATTACGTCAGCTTTTTCGAAGGATTCAAGCCCCGCATTCCCAACGTCAAGGAGTTCATATTCATGGGCGGGCCGGGCTTTAAAGGGAGCTTTTCCTTTGAAGACATGCTGCAAACCGAAATCGACAAAACCAGGCTGGACCAGGCCAAAGCGGCCGTGGAGCCGGACGACTCCATCATGATCATCTATACCTCCGGCACCACGGGCGTCCCCAAAGGCGCGGTGTTAAGCCACAAAAGCCAGTTGGCCTCGGCCAGGGGGCAGGCTGTGCACACCTCCACCTGCCCGGACGACAACGTGGCCCTGGCTCTGCCCTTCAACCATGTGGGGGGCGTCACCTGCGGCGTGCTAACCAGCCTCTTGGGCATGGGCAAGTACATACTCATTCCCATGTTCAGCCCGGACCACATTGCGGCCCAGATTAAAAAATACGGATTCACCACCGCCAGCGGCGTTCCGACCATGCACGCCCTGGTGTTGATGAACGAAGCCTATCAGGCCCTGGATCTTTCTCAGTGCCGCATGGCCATCGTGGGCGGCTCCAACGCCGACGACACGCTCCTTAAAAAGATATACGACTCCTATCCCAACGCACGGGTTATGAACCTGTACGGCCTGAGCGAAACCTCCGGCGCCGTGGTTTTAAGCCCCTGGGACGGAGACTTTGAAACCACCCTCAAATCCATCGGCAAGCCCATTGCGGATTTTGAAGTCAAGGTGGTGGACGAGTCCGGAAAGGAAGTCGCCCTGGGAGAAACCGGCGAACTGTGCTTCAAAGGCGACGCCGTGACCAAAGGTTATTACAACATGCCGGAGAAAACCGCCGAAACCTTCAGGGACGGCTGGCTGCACACCGGCGACATGGGATACCTGGACGAAGAGGGCTTCATCTATCTGAGGGGCCGCAAAAAGGAAATGTACATCCAGGGCGGCTTCAACGTCTATCCTGTGGAAGTGGAAAACCTCATTGCACGCCATCCCAAAGTGGCTATGGTGGCCGGGATCGGCGTGCCTGACGAATACCTGGGCGAGGTGGGGCGCTACTACATTGTACCGTACCCGGACGCCAATCCCACGGAAGAGGAGATCAAGGCCTTCTGTAAGGAGCACCTGGCGGATTACAAGGTTCCCAGGGAGATCGTTTTCAGGGCGGAGCTGCCATTGACGCCCGCCGGAAAAATTCAGAAGTCCAAGTTGGAGGAAGAAGCAAAAGAAGGGAAATAA